Proteins from a genomic interval of Deltaproteobacteria bacterium RBG_16_64_85:
- a CDS encoding phenylphosphate carboxylase subunit delta: MSVPLLRPDAAEKAARVRLFLVDVDGVLTDGGIVYDGGGREIKRFHVRDGHGIKMLQRAGIEVGIITGRTSEVVAVRAKELDISLVRQGVRDKVAAWREILAGKGVSPGETAYVGDDIVDVPLMRRVGFAASVADAESYVREAADYVSTRAGGQGAVREIIEFVLRSSGAWEKVASKYFAAGP, translated from the coding sequence ATGAGCGTCCCCCTGCTTCGGCCCGATGCCGCGGAGAAGGCGGCCAGGGTACGTCTCTTCCTGGTCGACGTGGACGGAGTCCTTACCGATGGGGGGATCGTCTACGACGGCGGCGGGCGGGAGATCAAGCGCTTCCACGTCCGGGACGGGCACGGCATCAAGATGCTCCAGCGTGCCGGCATCGAAGTGGGCATCATCACCGGGCGGACGTCGGAGGTGGTCGCGGTCCGGGCGAAGGAGCTGGACATTTCCCTTGTCCGCCAGGGGGTGAGGGACAAGGTGGCCGCCTGGCGGGAGATCCTCGCGGGAAAAGGCGTCTCCCCCGGGGAGACCGCCTATGTGGGCGACGACATCGTGGACGTGCCCCTGATGCGGAGGGTGGGGTTCGCCGCGTCAGTGGCGGATGCGGAAAGCTACGTGCGGGAAGCGGCCGATTACGTTTCCACGCGGGCCGGAGGCCAGGGCGCCGTCCGTGAGATTATCGAGTTTGTCCTGCGGTCCAGCGGGGCGTGGGAGAAGGTCGCCTCCAAGTACTTCGCGGCCGGGCCCTAG
- a CDS encoding lipopolysaccharide transport periplasmic protein LptA, protein MRKRAAIFVLLFLAAAVTTVLAEERKVPKDEGFGDRPIEITADRLSADSVKNSVTFEGNVIAKQGDVTLSSEHLFAEYARGTGIIEKIIAEGSVRVNQEDKEARAARAVFYNLEQRIVLSGGAYLIQEGNTVKGEAMTIYLRENRSVVTGGEGGRVKAVIQPKGRTGRKERSGQ, encoded by the coding sequence ATGCGGAAGCGGGCAGCAATTTTCGTGCTCCTGTTCCTTGCGGCCGCTGTCACCACCGTCCTGGCGGAGGAGCGCAAGGTTCCCAAGGACGAGGGATTCGGGGATCGCCCCATCGAAATCACCGCCGACCGGCTGTCCGCCGACAGCGTGAAAAATTCGGTGACCTTTGAAGGGAATGTGATCGCGAAGCAGGGGGACGTGACCCTGTCCTCCGAACACCTGTTCGCGGAATACGCTCGCGGTACGGGGATCATCGAGAAGATCATCGCGGAAGGGAGTGTCCGTGTGAACCAGGAAGATAAGGAAGCCCGCGCGGCGCGTGCCGTGTTCTATAACCTCGAGCAGCGGATCGTCCTCTCGGGCGGCGCCTACCTCATCCAGGAGGGGAACACCGTGAAGGGGGAGGCGATGACCATCTACCTTCGGGAGAACCGTTCCGTGGTCACGGGAGGGGAGGGGGGCCGCGTCAAGGCGGTCATCCAGCCGAAAGGTCGCACGGGAAGGAAGGAGAGGTCGGGTCAGTGA
- a CDS encoding LPS export ABC transporter ATP-binding protein: protein MKSLVARNLSKGYRHREVVKGVSLDIGPGEVVGLLGPNGAGKTTIFYMMVGLVAPDGGEVTLNGQEITRFPMHRRARMGLGYLPQEPSVFRKLTVRENILAFLEETPLSAGEREERLTQLLREMRISHVAETAGLSLSGGERRRVEIARALVISPSFLLLDEPFAGIDPISVSDLQQIILGLKEKGIGVIITDHNVRDTLKVCNRAYIISEGEILLAGNPEEIAASARVREIYLGDGFTL from the coding sequence GTGAAGTCGCTTGTCGCCCGGAACCTGTCCAAGGGATACCGCCACCGGGAGGTGGTGAAAGGGGTCTCGCTCGACATCGGGCCGGGAGAGGTCGTGGGACTCCTGGGGCCCAACGGGGCTGGGAAGACCACCATTTTTTACATGATGGTCGGCCTTGTCGCTCCGGACGGGGGCGAGGTCACGCTCAACGGGCAGGAAATCACCCGGTTTCCGATGCACCGGCGGGCCCGGATGGGGCTCGGATACCTCCCCCAGGAGCCGTCGGTATTCCGGAAGCTGACCGTCCGTGAGAACATCCTCGCGTTCCTCGAGGAGACGCCGTTGTCCGCGGGGGAGCGGGAAGAGCGGCTGACCCAGTTGTTGCGGGAAATGCGCATTTCCCACGTTGCGGAGACGGCGGGTCTCTCGCTTTCCGGGGGGGAGCGCCGGCGCGTGGAAATCGCAAGGGCGCTGGTGATATCGCCCTCCTTCCTGCTCCTGGACGAGCCCTTCGCCGGCATCGATCCGATCTCGGTCTCCGACCTGCAGCAGATTATCCTTGGCTTAAAAGAGAAGGGGATCGGGGTTATAATAACGGATCATAACGTACGCGACACGCTCAAGGTGTGCAACCGTGCGTACATCATCTCGGAAGGGGAGATCCTTTTAGCGGGGAACCCGGAGGAGATCGCAGCGTCCGCGCGCGTTCGGGAAATCTATTTGGGAGACGGGTTTACGCTTTAA
- a CDS encoding RNA polymerase sigma-54 factor, translated as MALELRQSLKLSQQLVMTPQLQQAIKLLQLSRLELQQAIREELETNPVLEEAQESAAEGEEAPEEQAGSGSEEAATTSENTAPAGEEPRLRSETGLIDRVDWNYYFEDGAPSEGRGERERDEDDGRPYYENLLTRKPTLAEHLEWQIHLSDADEDLRHIASYLIGNIDENGYLKVSAEEAAGTLSEPVAAVENAIARIQALDPTGVGARDLRECLMIQAREKGEEFSLPLKILTDLFDLFSRGDLSGIAKRLRISKEAVREAYQKLVSLSPKPGREFSGDDVHYITPDVYVIKFENQWMITLNEDGQPRLRLSSYYRRLLSDGESLPKEDREFLKQKVNSALWFIKSIQQRQRTIYKVVESIMKLQHDFLDRGPKYLKPLTLRDVAEEISMHESTVSRVTSGKYVYTPHGIFELKYFFNSGLNREGGEEDIASKSVKEKIREIISSEGGEKPLSDQELMRLLRNQGIRIARRTVTKYRAQLGVLPSSKRKKLY; from the coding sequence ATGGCGCTGGAGTTACGGCAGTCCCTGAAATTGAGCCAGCAGCTGGTGATGACGCCCCAGCTGCAACAGGCGATCAAACTCCTGCAACTTTCGCGCCTGGAACTCCAGCAGGCGATCCGCGAGGAGCTCGAAACCAACCCCGTCCTGGAAGAGGCCCAGGAAAGTGCGGCGGAAGGGGAGGAGGCCCCGGAGGAGCAGGCCGGGTCCGGGTCCGAGGAGGCCGCCACCACCTCGGAAAACACCGCCCCTGCGGGGGAGGAACCCCGCCTGCGGAGCGAAACCGGACTGATCGACCGGGTCGACTGGAACTACTACTTCGAGGACGGTGCGCCGTCGGAAGGGCGCGGGGAGCGCGAGCGGGACGAGGACGACGGACGCCCGTACTACGAGAACCTGCTCACACGGAAACCCACACTCGCCGAACACCTCGAGTGGCAGATCCATCTTTCCGACGCCGATGAGGACCTCCGGCACATCGCTTCCTACCTGATCGGAAACATCGACGAGAACGGGTATCTCAAGGTTTCCGCCGAGGAGGCCGCTGGGACCCTTTCCGAGCCCGTAGCGGCGGTGGAGAACGCGATCGCCAGGATCCAGGCGCTCGATCCGACGGGCGTGGGCGCCCGCGACCTGCGGGAGTGCCTGATGATCCAGGCCCGGGAAAAGGGGGAAGAGTTCTCCCTCCCCCTGAAGATCCTCACCGACCTCTTCGACCTCTTCTCCCGAGGCGACCTCTCGGGGATCGCAAAGCGCCTGCGGATCTCGAAGGAGGCGGTCCGGGAAGCTTACCAGAAGCTGGTTTCCCTTTCCCCCAAGCCGGGAAGGGAGTTTTCGGGGGACGATGTTCACTACATCACCCCCGACGTCTACGTCATCAAGTTCGAAAACCAGTGGATGATCACCCTCAACGAAGATGGACAGCCGCGGCTGCGACTGAGCTCCTATTACCGGCGCCTCCTCTCCGACGGGGAGTCGCTTCCGAAGGAAGATCGCGAGTTCCTCAAGCAGAAGGTCAACTCCGCGTTGTGGTTCATCAAAAGCATCCAGCAACGGCAGCGGACCATCTATAAGGTCGTGGAGAGCATCATGAAGCTCCAGCACGATTTCCTGGACCGCGGGCCGAAGTACCTGAAGCCGCTGACCCTGCGGGACGTCGCCGAGGAAATCTCGATGCACGAGTCCACCGTCTCCAGGGTGACCAGCGGGAAATACGTCTACACGCCGCACGGCATTTTCGAACTGAAGTACTTCTTCAACTCGGGGCTGAACCGCGAGGGGGGGGAGGAGGACATTGCCTCCAAGTCGGTGAAGGAGAAGATCCGGGAGATCATCTCCTCTGAAGGAGGGGAAAAACCGCTTTCCGACCAGGAACTGATGCGCCTGCTCCGGAACCAGGGGATCCGGATCGCCCGGCGGACGGTGACGAAGTACCGGGCCCAGCTGGGAGTCCTTCCCTCGTCGAAGCGAAAGAAGCTCTATTAG
- a CDS encoding ribosomal subunit interface protein: MSNLNVTFRHVDSSKPLKDYVIEKLGKVQKVVDKPFDAHVTLSVEKYRHIAEVFVTGKGITIKAFESTDDLYSAIDLVCDKVERQLKKYREKRKEKGQGTFPAPVVSGSSLTIQESEGARIVRSDNFLPKPMSVEEAVHHLDLLQVDVVMFVNQETNQPSVVFRQQDGNIGFTEPSAR, from the coding sequence GTGAGCAACCTCAACGTCACTTTCCGCCATGTCGATTCGAGCAAGCCGCTGAAGGATTATGTGATCGAGAAGCTGGGGAAGGTTCAGAAGGTAGTGGACAAGCCGTTCGACGCGCACGTCACCCTTTCGGTGGAGAAGTACCGGCACATCGCCGAGGTGTTCGTCACCGGCAAGGGGATCACGATCAAGGCATTCGAGTCCACCGACGATCTGTATTCCGCCATCGACCTTGTGTGCGACAAGGTCGAGCGACAGCTCAAGAAGTACCGGGAGAAGCGGAAAGAGAAGGGACAGGGGACCTTCCCGGCGCCGGTCGTCTCGGGATCCTCCCTCACGATCCAGGAGAGCGAGGGGGCCCGGATCGTCCGTTCCGACAACTTCCTCCCCAAGCCGATGAGCGTGGAGGAGGCTGTCCATCACCTCGATCTTCTCCAGGTGGATGTGGTGATGTTCGTCAATCAGGAGACCAACCAGCCCAGCGTCGTCTTCCGGCAGCAGGACGGGAACATCGGGTTCACGGAGCCTTCCGCCCGATGA
- a CDS encoding PTS fructose transporter subunit IIA, giving the protein MKLLDIVSPGGVVDNLRAETKEGVLREMSEVVAASIPSLSAQGLTSILMDRESLGSTGIGDGVAIPHGKVPGLTRLAAVIGRSRGGVQFHSLDGKPAYLFFLVVAPEQSAGMHLKALARISRLLKDTRFRRSLLDARDADDLRKILKEEDDRS; this is encoded by the coding sequence ATGAAGCTGCTGGACATCGTCTCGCCCGGAGGCGTGGTCGACAACCTCCGGGCGGAGACGAAAGAGGGGGTCCTGCGCGAGATGTCCGAAGTGGTGGCGGCAAGCATCCCGTCGTTGTCCGCGCAGGGTCTGACGTCGATTCTCATGGACCGCGAGAGCCTCGGCAGCACGGGGATCGGGGACGGCGTCGCGATTCCGCACGGGAAGGTCCCGGGGCTTACCCGCCTGGCGGCCGTCATCGGCCGCAGCCGCGGGGGGGTGCAGTTCCATTCCCTCGACGGCAAGCCGGCCTACCTGTTCTTCCTGGTCGTGGCTCCCGAGCAGTCGGCGGGGATGCATCTCAAGGCGCTGGCCCGCATTTCCCGCCTGCTCAAGGACACGCGGTTCCGCCGGTCGCTCCTTGACGCCCGGGATGCGGACGACCTCCGGAAGATCCTCAAGGAGGAAGACGACCGGTCGTAA
- a CDS encoding HPr(Ser) kinase/phosphatase — protein sequence MRLQAGAAGLTREITDQRIQKTGLAMTGEVRSIHEGRIQVLGDTELTYFESQPGVRQAGIVDVFFSGPMACAVIGGSLPVPPAFLEAADRHAVPLLSSPLPTTELIEETLRHLGRLFAETTTVHGVLMDVLGTGVILLGRSGIGKSECALDLILRGHRIVADDIIHLEKRGPSTVLGSGSDLTRHHMEIRGLGIISIRDLFGLYAITDLKKVEVVIQIEEWDPVKEYDRLGLEDRWTVYLGVSIPTLLIPVSPGRNLATIVEVAIRNHILKTQGVHSARDLVDQHSRRTGGTPPR from the coding sequence ATGCGGCTCCAGGCGGGCGCCGCCGGCCTGACCCGCGAGATCACGGACCAGCGGATCCAGAAGACCGGGCTGGCGATGACCGGGGAGGTGAGGTCGATCCACGAGGGACGCATCCAGGTCCTCGGCGACACGGAGCTCACCTACTTCGAAAGCCAGCCGGGGGTGCGGCAGGCCGGGATCGTCGACGTGTTCTTCTCCGGCCCGATGGCGTGCGCCGTGATCGGCGGTTCGCTGCCGGTGCCCCCCGCCTTCCTGGAGGCCGCCGATCGCCACGCGGTACCGCTCCTGTCTTCGCCTCTTCCCACCACGGAGCTGATCGAGGAGACCCTCCGGCACCTCGGACGGCTGTTCGCCGAGACCACCACGGTTCACGGAGTTCTGATGGACGTGCTCGGGACCGGCGTCATCCTCCTCGGCCGGAGCGGGATCGGGAAAAGCGAGTGCGCGCTCGACCTCATCCTCCGCGGGCACCGGATCGTCGCCGACGACATCATCCACCTCGAGAAGCGGGGGCCGAGCACCGTCCTCGGCAGCGGCAGCGATCTCACCCGTCACCACATGGAGATCCGCGGCCTGGGGATCATCAGCATCCGGGACCTGTTCGGGCTCTATGCGATCACCGACTTGAAGAAAGTGGAGGTCGTCATCCAGATCGAGGAGTGGGATCCGGTAAAGGAATACGACCGGCTCGGCCTGGAGGACCGCTGGACCGTATACCTTGGCGTGTCCATCCCGACGCTTCTCATACCGGTCTCCCCGGGGCGCAACCTGGCGACGATCGTGGAGGTGGCGATCCGGAACCACATTCTGAAGACGCAGGGGGTCCACTCCGCGCGCGATCTCGTCGATCAGCACAGTCGCCGGACGGGGGGGACCCCTCCCCGATGA
- a CDS encoding RNase adaptor protein RapZ — MTPSRKARRRSRVVILTGLSGSGKSTTAKVFEDIGYFCVDNLPVVLLPKIIDIVSEARGESAHIALVADVRGREFLPDFARVIEDLRRQGHDVHVLFLDAEDDVLLRRFSETRRKHPLAGPGGAKEAIRRERKVLSPLREMADTVLSTSEFTVHHLREALLRRFRKSDGGGLRVSIVSFGYRYGLPLEADMVIDVRFLPNPNFVPALKLQTGLDRRVRKYVLSAQTTRRFLRLLTSILHFLLPLYTKEGKAYFTLGIGCTGGRHRSVAVAEALSAALAREAVPVVIHRDLHRSSLPGRSSP, encoded by the coding sequence ATGACCCCCTCGAGGAAAGCCCGCCGGCGCTCCCGCGTCGTCATCTTGACGGGCCTCTCCGGTTCGGGGAAGAGCACGACGGCGAAGGTCTTCGAGGACATCGGCTACTTCTGCGTGGACAATCTCCCCGTGGTCCTTTTGCCCAAGATCATCGACATCGTGTCCGAGGCGCGGGGCGAGTCCGCCCATATCGCCCTCGTGGCCGACGTGCGGGGACGCGAGTTTCTGCCCGACTTTGCGCGGGTGATCGAGGACCTGCGCCGCCAGGGGCACGACGTCCATGTCCTGTTCCTCGACGCCGAGGACGACGTTCTCCTGCGACGGTTCAGTGAGACCCGGCGGAAGCACCCCCTGGCCGGGCCCGGGGGAGCCAAGGAGGCGATCCGGAGGGAACGGAAGGTGCTCTCCCCGCTGCGCGAAATGGCCGACACGGTGCTCAGCACGTCGGAGTTCACGGTCCACCATCTGCGCGAAGCGCTCCTGCGCCGTTTCCGGAAATCGGATGGAGGGGGGCTGCGCGTCAGCATCGTCTCCTTCGGCTACCGCTACGGGCTCCCACTGGAGGCGGATATGGTCATCGACGTCCGGTTCCTTCCCAACCCCAACTTCGTCCCCGCGTTAAAGCTACAAACCGGACTGGACCGGAGGGTCCGCAAGTATGTGCTTTCGGCGCAGACGACCCGCCGGTTCCTCCGCCTTCTGACCTCTATCTTGCATTTCCTCCTTCCCCTCTATACAAAGGAAGGGAAAGCGTATTTCACACTGGGGATCGGGTGCACGGGCGGGAGACACCGTTCGGTTGCCGTCGCCGAGGCACTGTCCGCGGCCCTCGCCCGGGAGGCGGTGCCCGTGGTGATTCACCGCGACCTCCACCGCTCCTCCCTCCCCGGCAGGAGCTCGCCATGA
- a CDS encoding phosphocarrier protein HPr, protein MLEREFEILNRLGLHARAAAQFVHLANRFASEIRICKDGMEVNGKSIMGVLMLAAPKDSRIVVRAIGPDAEAALDAIGDLVGRKFGEE, encoded by the coding sequence CTGCTGGAGCGGGAGTTCGAAATCCTGAACCGTCTGGGGCTGCACGCGCGCGCCGCGGCGCAGTTCGTCCACCTCGCCAACCGGTTTGCCTCGGAGATCCGCATCTGCAAGGACGGCATGGAGGTCAACGGCAAGAGCATCATGGGGGTGCTCATGCTGGCGGCTCCCAAGGATTCCCGCATCGTGGTACGGGCGATCGGGCCCGACGCGGAGGCGGCGCTGGACGCCATCGGCGATCTGGTCGGCCGGAAATTCGGAGAGGAGTAG
- a CDS encoding phosphoenolpyruvate--protein phosphotransferase: MRLLRGIPASGGIAIGRGYFLSRALPSSVQSTVTRDKVEEEAAAFLRAVGRSKDQIRAIRDGVKDHASEHYQILSVHLALLEDSMLVDQTVRLVRENQYKADWAFNKVLQNLLETFHRIEDQYLRERGHDLRQIGHRVLENLAGRPVDSIASIREPVILVAHDLSPADTAQILKSPVLGFATDVGSKTSHTAITARSLGIPAVVGLERVTDEYAELDEIILDGEEGILILRPTHEAVREYTEKRKAYLLRIRDLAKFARLPAVTRDGRTLRLHANIEFPEEADAAQRSGAEGVGLYRTEFLFLNRRDLPSEEEQYKTYRRVAEKFARHTVTIRTLDLGGDKFASQIELADEMNPAMGLRAIRFCLKEKEIFKQQIRAILRASAHGMVRMMFPMISGMGELRAALAIVEEVKADLRKRRIAFDKEIPIGIMVEIPSAAMIADLLAKEVDFFSIGTNDLIQYALAIDRVNEHVSYLYEPLHPAILRLVRRTVDGAHDARIPVSMCGEMAGEPFFTYVLLGLGLDELSMNAMSIPRVKRILRKSVAYEAKEFTGGLLLHATAAEIGKILRKKLEDIFPEERF, from the coding sequence ATGAGGCTGCTGCGCGGGATTCCCGCTTCCGGCGGCATCGCCATCGGCCGGGGGTATTTCCTTTCCCGGGCGCTGCCTTCCTCCGTACAGTCGACGGTCACCCGCGATAAGGTCGAGGAAGAGGCCGCCGCGTTTTTGCGGGCGGTGGGGAGGTCCAAGGACCAGATCCGCGCCATCCGCGACGGCGTGAAGGACCACGCTTCCGAGCATTACCAGATCCTCTCCGTGCACCTGGCGCTCCTGGAAGATTCGATGCTGGTCGACCAGACGGTCCGTCTCGTCCGGGAGAATCAGTACAAGGCCGACTGGGCGTTCAACAAGGTCCTCCAGAATCTCCTCGAAACGTTCCATCGCATCGAGGACCAGTATCTTCGGGAGCGCGGGCACGACCTGCGCCAGATCGGCCACCGGGTGCTCGAGAACCTCGCCGGCCGCCCCGTCGACTCGATCGCCTCCATCCGCGAGCCGGTGATCCTTGTGGCCCACGACCTCTCCCCCGCGGATACAGCCCAGATCCTGAAAAGTCCGGTCCTCGGCTTCGCCACGGATGTCGGGAGCAAGACGTCCCATACCGCCATCACCGCACGCTCCCTTGGCATTCCCGCGGTGGTGGGCCTGGAGCGGGTGACCGACGAGTACGCGGAGCTGGACGAGATCATCCTCGATGGCGAGGAGGGGATCCTCATCCTTCGCCCCACCCATGAGGCTGTCCGCGAATACACGGAGAAGCGGAAGGCGTACCTGCTCCGCATCCGCGACCTGGCGAAATTCGCGAGGCTCCCGGCCGTCACACGCGATGGCAGGACGCTTCGACTCCACGCCAATATCGAGTTCCCCGAGGAAGCGGACGCCGCGCAGCGGAGCGGCGCGGAAGGGGTGGGGCTCTACCGGACTGAATTCCTGTTCCTCAACCGGAGGGACCTGCCCTCCGAGGAGGAGCAATACAAGACCTACCGCCGCGTGGCCGAGAAATTCGCCCGTCATACGGTCACCATCCGGACCCTGGACCTGGGCGGGGACAAGTTCGCGTCCCAGATCGAGCTGGCCGACGAGATGAACCCCGCGATGGGTCTTCGGGCGATCCGGTTCTGCCTGAAGGAGAAGGAGATCTTCAAGCAGCAGATCCGCGCCATCCTGCGGGCATCGGCGCACGGCATGGTCCGGATGATGTTCCCGATGATCTCCGGCATGGGGGAGCTGCGGGCGGCGCTGGCGATCGTCGAGGAGGTAAAAGCCGACCTCCGGAAAAGGAGGATTGCCTTCGACAAGGAGATCCCCATCGGGATCATGGTGGAAATTCCCTCCGCAGCGATGATTGCCGACCTGCTCGCCAAGGAGGTCGATTTCTTCAGTATCGGCACGAACGACCTCATCCAGTACGCCCTCGCCATCGACCGCGTGAACGAGCACGTCTCCTACCTGTACGAGCCCCTCCATCCGGCGATCCTCCGGCTGGTCCGGCGAACCGTCGACGGCGCCCACGATGCGAGGATTCCCGTATCGATGTGCGGGGAGATGGCGGGCGAGCCCTTTTTTACCTACGTTCTCCTGGGACTGGGGCTGGACGAGCTCAGCATGAACGCGATGTCGATCCCGCGGGTGAAGCGGATCCTGCGCAAGTCGGTGGCCTACGAGGCGAAGGAATTCACGGGGGGCCTGCTGCTCCACGCGACCGCCGCCGAAATCGGGAAGATCCTGCGCAAGAAGCTCGAGGACATCTTTCCCGAAGAGCGGTTTTAA
- a CDS encoding methionine adenosyltransferase, translating to MNDFFFTSESVTGGHPDKVADQISDAVLDEILRQDPRGRVACETMVTTGLVIVAGEITTKAMLDLPGLVRKTVTDIGYTGDSKGFDAHNCAVVTAIDRQSPDIARGVDRGASKKQGAGDQGMMFGFACDETKERMPMPISFAHKICARLTEARERKILPWLRPDGKSQVTVRYADGVPREVTAVVCSAQHAEDVNRKTLTEGIVEEVIRKTIPKGMLAKNARFYINPTGRFVVGGPHGDTGLTGRKIIVDTYGGYSRHGGGAFSGKDPSKVDRSAAYMARYVAKNVVAAGLARKCELELAYAIGVAEPVSMMVETFGTARLPEERISRAIRETFDLRPAMITKALNLLRPIYCRTAALGHFGRELPEFTWERTDKVGALRKSAG from the coding sequence ATGAACGATTTTTTCTTCACCTCGGAATCCGTGACCGGGGGGCATCCCGACAAGGTCGCAGACCAGATCTCCGACGCGGTCCTCGACGAGATCTTGCGTCAGGACCCGCGGGGCCGCGTTGCATGCGAGACGATGGTGACCACGGGACTCGTCATCGTGGCGGGCGAGATCACGACGAAGGCCATGCTCGACCTCCCGGGGCTGGTTCGGAAGACCGTCACGGACATCGGCTACACGGGGGACTCCAAGGGATTCGACGCGCACAACTGCGCTGTGGTCACGGCGATCGACCGGCAGTCGCCCGACATCGCGCGGGGGGTCGACCGCGGGGCGAGCAAAAAACAGGGTGCTGGCGACCAGGGAATGATGTTCGGGTTTGCCTGCGACGAGACGAAGGAGCGGATGCCGATGCCGATCTCCTTCGCGCACAAGATCTGCGCCCGGCTCACCGAGGCGCGGGAGAGGAAAATCCTGCCGTGGCTCCGGCCCGACGGAAAGAGCCAGGTGACCGTCCGCTATGCGGACGGCGTCCCGCGCGAGGTGACGGCGGTGGTCTGTTCGGCGCAGCACGCCGAGGACGTCAACCGCAAGACGCTCACCGAAGGGATCGTCGAGGAAGTGATCCGGAAGACCATCCCGAAGGGGATGCTGGCGAAGAATGCGCGGTTCTACATCAATCCCACCGGCCGGTTCGTCGTGGGCGGACCCCACGGGGACACAGGGCTCACCGGCCGGAAGATCATCGTCGATACCTACGGCGGCTACAGCCGCCACGGCGGCGGGGCATTCTCCGGGAAGGATCCATCGAAGGTCGACCGGAGCGCGGCGTACATGGCCCGCTACGTGGCGAAGAACGTGGTGGCGGCCGGGCTCGCGAGAAAGTGCGAGCTGGAGCTCGCCTATGCCATCGGTGTTGCGGAGCCGGTGTCGATGATGGTAGAGACCTTCGGCACGGCGCGCCTCCCCGAGGAGAGGATTTCACGGGCGATCCGGGAGACGTTCGACCTGCGCCCTGCGATGATCACGAAGGCCCTGAATCTGCTGCGGCCGATCTATTGCCGGACGGCGGCGCTTGGCCACTTCGGGAGGGAACTCCCGGAGTTCACCTGGGAGCGGACCGACAAGGTGGGGGCGTTGCGGAAGAGCGCGGGATAA
- a CDS encoding adenosylhomocysteinase, translating into MGRRNSYDVKDLRLAGVGRDHIEWAKKDMPVLRSIGERFGREKPLTGIRIAACLHVTTETSALMQVLSAGGAKVSLCASNPLSTQDDAAASLVRHDGIRVYAIKGENRQTYYSHILQALAIAPHVTMDDGADLVSMIHTKKKEYLKGVIGGTEETTTGVNRLRAMASRGVLRYPIVAVNEARTKYLFDNRYGTGQSTIDGIMRATNRLIAGSCFVVAGYGWCGRGLAMRAKGMGARVLVTEVDPLPALEALMDGFDVVPMSEAARTGDIFCTLTGNLHVLRREHFDKMKDGAIVCNSGHFNVEIDIPALARISKSVRTVRPFVEEYLLRDGRAIHVLAEGRLINLAAAEGHPSNVMDMSFANQALSVEYLARQRDTLENRVYAVPEPIDREIARLKLRATGVRIDRLTPEQKKYLASWQMGT; encoded by the coding sequence ATGGGCCGCCGAAACAGCTACGACGTGAAGGACCTTCGCCTGGCGGGGGTGGGGCGGGACCACATCGAGTGGGCGAAGAAGGACATGCCCGTCCTCCGTTCGATCGGGGAACGGTTTGGTCGGGAAAAGCCGCTGACAGGAATCCGCATCGCGGCCTGCCTGCACGTGACCACCGAGACGTCCGCGCTCATGCAGGTTCTCTCCGCGGGGGGGGCGAAGGTCTCCCTGTGCGCGTCCAACCCGCTTTCCACGCAGGACGACGCGGCGGCCTCGCTCGTCCGTCACGACGGCATCCGGGTATATGCGATCAAGGGGGAGAACCGCCAGACGTATTATTCCCATATCCTTCAGGCGCTCGCGATCGCTCCCCACGTGACGATGGACGACGGAGCGGATCTCGTCTCCATGATCCACACAAAGAAGAAGGAATATCTAAAGGGCGTGATCGGCGGGACGGAGGAGACGACGACCGGAGTCAACCGGCTTCGCGCGATGGCTTCCAGGGGGGTGCTGCGCTACCCGATCGTGGCCGTGAACGAGGCGCGGACCAAGTACCTCTTCGACAACCGCTACGGGACGGGGCAGTCCACGATCGACGGGATCATGCGGGCGACCAACCGGCTGATCGCCGGTTCGTGCTTCGTCGTGGCGGGCTACGGATGGTGCGGCCGGGGGCTGGCCATGCGCGCCAAGGGGATGGGGGCGCGCGTCCTGGTGACGGAGGTCGACCCGCTGCCGGCGCTCGAGGCGCTGATGGACGGATTCGACGTGGTTCCGATGTCCGAGGCGGCAAGGACGGGGGACATCTTCTGTACGCTGACGGGGAACCTGCACGTCCTGCGCCGGGAGCATTTCGATAAGATGAAGGACGGCGCAATCGTCTGCAACTCCGGACACTTCAACGTCGAGATCGACATCCCCGCCCTGGCCCGGATATCGAAGTCCGTCCGGACGGTCCGGCCGTTCGTCGAGGAGTACCTGCTGCGCGACGGGCGCGCGATCCACGTCCTGGCTGAAGGGCGGCTCATCAACCTGGCCGCTGCGGAGGGGCATCCCTCCAACGTGATGGACATGAGCTTCGCCAACCAGGCGTTGTCGGTGGAATATCTGGCCCGGCAGCGAGATACGCTGGAAAATCGGGTCTACGCCGTCCCCGAGCCGATCGACCGGGAGATCGCCCGTCTCAAGCTCCGGGCGACCGGCGTCCGAATCGACCGTCTGACCCCCGAGCAGAAGAAATATCTCGCTTCCTGGCAGATGGGAACCTAG